The region tcaggatggaaaataactttacagggtaatcaaacttaaagagcccagaggaaccccctctagccttaggttcaaagttaaagcaaacagaggtaaacaccctagcaaaaggtacatttacaagttgagaaaacaaagataaaactaacactccttgcctggctgtacttacaagtttgaaatatgagagacttgttcaaaaagatttggagagcatggattgatgtctggtccctcttagttccAAGAGCgaacttcccccaaaacaaagagcacaaacaaaagccttcccccccaccaagatttgaaagtatcttgtccccttattggtcctttgggtcagatgtcagccaggttacctgagcttcttaaccctttacaggtaaaaggattttgaagtctctggccaggagggattttatagtacaggagggctgttacccttccctttatagttatgacactgggGTACACTGGTCCTTTCGGGCAGCGGATCTGGGACTTCTGTGcatagccagtgtcaggggctggatatcacaggggaatgatTCAAGGAGACTCGGAGACAGAGGTGCACCTACTGTGAACCTACAAGGCTGGCATAGCCCAAAGgggagtgcttgagtggctgaaaggctgatGGTGTTAGGGTGCTGACACCCAGTCACCAAGGGTAAGGCTACCTCTCACTAGAGGCAAGGATTCACAGCCCTGGGCACCCTGAGAACCATCACAATAGGTATCACACAGCAGTGGTGGAGCGACCAAAAAGTTGCTCCTATTCAAAGTGTATTTATTTATGGTACTGCTTTGCATTGTGTGTTTCTTTTTCTATTGTACTCCTGAAAGCATTGTTTAATTAGTTATTAAAATTGCTAATCATTTAAAAGGACAAAATAAATTATTACTCCAGTCTGGGAGTCAAAATTGAACAAAAGACATGTACAATACTCTGTATTCTCATAGAATGTGAACACAATAAGCCTTAAAAGTAGACCTGTTTAttttgccccttcccctccccccccccaactaaaacacaagagcagaatcaaaaccacaaacccctaatcctgTCATAGTAATCTTTGATCCAGACTTCTGGAAACTTGGTATAAATATagactttaaaatatatacaaacatttcaaaacagttttcataagctttttaaaaagtttacaatGTTATCCATTGCTTTTTTACCAGAGCGAAATGATAGAATCCCAAAATCAAATAGGCTTATCACTCCATGGAAGCCATCTTTAACGTGGTACCAAGTCACAGGGACGCCACTGTCTTCTAACCGTTTCTTGTAGAGCAGTCCATCATCCCGAAGCACATCATATTCACAGGTTAAAATATAAGACAGGGGGAGTCGGCTGACAATGGAATCTTCAGCCAGAAGAGGTGAAAAAGTTGTCTCTAAAGCTGGTTTAGCCACCTCATAGACTTCATCTGAGTATGAAGTGGGCAAATGTGGTTTGTAGCTTCTGATCTTAAACTCCTCAGGGATATTGTCTGGATTTACCCATCTCCCATACTTCAGTTTCATGTCCAAAGGAACATGGGACCcctccatgacattttccaaTACTGAGACGTCCTTCTCCAAATACTTCAGACAACAGCCGATAACGTGCTCTCGGTACAGGATGGGCACCGCACAGTTTTGCTGAtatgaaggcaaataaaaatctaTTGCCTGAAGGCCTGGATAGATCAAAATCTGAGCAAGTGGCTTTGGAAAATTCGATCTGCTCACTAATGCttggcaaacagcagcagcaagagtGCCTCCAACGCTGTCCCCACTAATGATAACACAGGCAGAATCCACCCCATAGTCTTCTGCCGTCTCCATAAAGTGTGTGCTGGCAGCGAGACAGTCCCTAAATTGAGACGGATACTTGTGCTCCGGAGCCAAACGATACCTACAACATTGGAGACATTGATTATTGGAGAGGCAGCAGagactgggggttgggagggacgGTTCTATTCCTAGGCCTGTCACTCACCTTGCAACAAGCTTCTTCACCTaactgtgcctctgtttccctcacGCGCTTTACCTGCTCTGTCTGTTCACCTAAAAATGCAGATTGTTTGTCCAAAACATTCCGCAAATTTGTACTGAATTTGCAAATCGTTTCAGGGGGTGaaaataatcaaaatgtttttgtttcaacgtgtttttttttaaaaaaaagttttgatttttcaattcaaaatgatttttgtttgaattttaagtcaattttattttaaaaaaggtgtgggggggttaaaataaaaaaacctaaacatttggttttgggtcaaatgaaacattttgttcaaactgaaatgacatttttgagggtttttttgttttttgggttgttgtttttttgaggaTTCACcagaaaatttttgttttgggtgaaaccaaaacagtttttttaatcctttagTTTAGTTAACCctactgaactgaaaaatcgGTTAGTCATATAGCTCTATCTATTTAGATTGGAGGCTCTGAAAAGCAGGGACTGCTCCTCACTGTGGGTTCTACTACATCTACCACAATGCAGTGCAGATCTCCGCTAGGTTCTCTAGGCACAACTGTAATCTACATAagtcataataatttaaaattttctttcaACGTTCTTCATTCTTGATGGTGGGATTTTCTTACAGAAAGAGCATCCTTTTTAGATGCCCCTaatattctgtttgtttttaaataaataaattttaaattatctcctagaactggaagggaccttgaaaggtcattgagtccagccccctgccttcactagcaggaccaagtactgattttgccccacatcctTAAGTGgtaccctcaaggattgaactcacaaccctgggtttagcaggccaatgctcaaaccactgagttatcccaaGCCCCCTGATTTGATACTTGCGACCCGTGAACAAGGAAAGACAATAATTGGGAGAGGAGGTTCAACACCAACTATTTTCTATTTatagtcaattttttttcttctgctcttCCATCCCTCTACCCAGggtcggctccagcttttttgctatCCCAAGCGGTgaagcggggaaaaaaaaaaaaaaaaaagataaagccgattggcggcacttcggtgggaGCTCAATCGtgccattccctctcttcctcttcggtagcacttcggcggcagctctaagaggaagagagggactgagggacccgccgccgaagacccagacgtgccgcccctttccattggccgccccaagcacctgcttccttcgctggtgcctggagccagccctgcctctacCATTCCTCTCCCAGGGTGCACACTCTGGAAAAAAT is a window of Emys orbicularis isolate rEmyOrb1 chromosome 22, rEmyOrb1.hap1, whole genome shotgun sequence DNA encoding:
- the LOC135893340 gene encoding arylacetamide deacetylase-like 4: MELVYSLFTIAAEILIVSFTMVAAWAIYYELAYSKIPPGVEQPGKLRIVHCLLIISCVLGKILERLGFCSEIDFVRYTQDGKKLPEDPKLFIKDLQFEDVPVRVYQPRAPSAGLRRGLIYLHGGGWMFGSINSYDRVCRYIARESESVVVSVGYRLAPEHKYPSQFRDCLAASTHFMETAEDYGVDSACVIISGDSVGGTLAAAVCQALVSRSNFPKPLAQILIYPGLQAIDFYLPSYQQNCAVPILYREHVIGCCLKYLEKDVSVLENVMEGSHVPLDMKLKYGRWVNPDNIPEEFKIRSYKPHLPTSYSDEVYEVAKPALETTFSPLLAEDSIVSRLPLSYILTCEYDVLRDDGLLYKKRLEDSGVPVTWYHVKDGFHGVISLFDFGILSFRSGKKAMDNIVNFLKSL